One stretch of Lachnospiraceae bacterium oral taxon 096 DNA includes these proteins:
- the grdB gene encoding glycine reductase complex selenoprotein B: MAKFRVVQYINQFFAQIGGEEKADYPATLEEGKALGPALAFVQQFGDEAEIVGTVVCGDGYFNENIDKATADIVEMVKGLKPDLFIAGPAFNAGRYGVACGTVANAVQESLHIPVLTGMYTENPGVDMFKDKIYIVSTKNSAAGMRDAVKKMAALALKLYRKEKIGASVEEGYIPQGIRVNFFEKERGAKRAVDMLVKKLADKPFVTEYPMPCFDRVEPGAALKDLSKAKIALVTSGGIVPKGNPDHIESSNASHYGEYDITGVNDLTSDAYETAHGGYDPTYANEDADRVLPVDVLRDLEKEGKIGELYPYFFTTVGNGTAVASAKAFAKEIGKKLIDDHVDAVILTSTUGTCTRCGATMVKGIEEYGIPVVHICTVTPISLTVGANRIVPAVAIPHPLGNPALDAQEEKKLRRKLVEKALKALTIEVKEQTVFDNL, translated from the coding sequence ATGGCTAAATTTAGAGTTGTTCAATATATCAATCAGTTTTTTGCTCAAATCGGTGGTGAGGAAAAGGCCGATTACCCTGCGACACTAGAAGAGGGCAAGGCACTTGGACCAGCACTGGCATTTGTTCAGCAATTTGGTGATGAAGCTGAGATTGTGGGCACAGTGGTCTGTGGAGATGGATATTTTAATGAAAATATTGACAAGGCAACAGCAGATATTGTGGAGATGGTAAAGGGCTTAAAGCCAGACCTCTTTATTGCTGGACCTGCATTTAATGCTGGTCGATATGGAGTAGCTTGTGGAACAGTAGCGAATGCAGTGCAGGAGAGTTTGCATATTCCTGTGTTGACAGGTATGTATACAGAAAATCCTGGTGTAGATATGTTTAAGGACAAAATCTATATTGTTTCTACCAAGAATTCTGCGGCAGGTATGAGAGATGCAGTCAAGAAAATGGCAGCACTTGCGTTGAAATTATATCGAAAGGAAAAGATTGGTGCATCAGTTGAGGAAGGATATATTCCTCAGGGAATACGTGTCAACTTCTTTGAGAAGGAAAGAGGAGCAAAGCGTGCGGTCGATATGCTTGTAAAGAAGCTTGCAGATAAGCCATTTGTGACAGAGTATCCAATGCCTTGCTTTGACAGAGTAGAACCTGGAGCAGCACTTAAGGATTTAAGTAAGGCAAAGATTGCCCTTGTGACCTCTGGCGGTATTGTTCCAAAAGGAAATCCAGACCATATTGAAAGTTCCAATGCTTCTCACTATGGCGAGTATGATATTACAGGAGTTAATGATTTGACATCCGATGCCTATGAGACAGCACATGGTGGATATGATCCAACTTATGCCAATGAAGATGCAGATCGTGTTTTGCCTGTGGATGTCCTTCGTGATCTAGAAAAAGAAGGCAAGATCGGAGAGTTATATCCTTATTTCTTTACTACGGTAGGAAATGGTACAGCTGTTGCTTCGGCCAAGGCTTTTGCTAAGGAGATTGGTAAAAAATTGATTGATGATCATGTGGACGCTGTGATACTCACTAGCACCTGAGGCACCTGTACACGTTGCGGTGCAACGATGGTTAAGGGCATTGAGGAATACGGAATTCCTGTAGTTCACATTTGTACAGTTACACCAATTTCGCTCACGGTAGGAGCAAACCGCATCGTTCCAGCGGTTGCAATTCCTCACCCATTGGGTAATCCTGCACTTGATGCACAGGAGGAAAAGAAGTTGCGTAGAAAACTGGTAGAAAAGGCATTAAAGGCATTGACGATTGAAGTGAAAGAGCAAACAGTATTTGACAATCTTTAA
- the trxB gene encoding thioredoxin-disulfide reductase: MDKLYDVIILGAGPAGLAAGLYAGRARLSTLIIEKAQDGGQISITDEIENYPGQAVLGESGPSLIARMTKQCENFGCERMADTVKSVDFSGKVKKVIGEKGEYQAKAVIIATGAHPRPIGCEGEKEFLSKGVSYCATCDANFFEDFEVFVVGGGDSAVEEAMYLTKFARKVTLIHRRNELRAAKSIQERAFKNDKLHFMWDTVVEKLEGDDILQKMTVKNVKTGEETVIEADEDDGMFGLFGFIGMLPNSELYNDTGLEMDHGYIPTDADMHTNIPGVFAAGDIRVKSLRQVVTAAADGAIAATQAEHYINEWEE, from the coding sequence ATGGATAAGTTGTATGATGTCATTATCCTTGGTGCAGGCCCGGCAGGACTTGCGGCAGGACTATATGCAGGAAGAGCAAGGCTCTCCACTTTGATTATTGAAAAGGCACAGGATGGTGGTCAGATTTCCATTACAGATGAGATTGAAAATTATCCGGGTCAGGCAGTGCTGGGCGAGAGCGGTCCATCTCTCATTGCAAGAATGACAAAACAGTGTGAGAATTTTGGTTGCGAGCGAATGGCAGACACAGTAAAGAGTGTCGACTTCAGTGGAAAAGTAAAGAAGGTCATTGGAGAAAAGGGCGAGTATCAAGCAAAAGCGGTGATTATTGCCACAGGTGCACACCCAAGACCAATTGGCTGTGAAGGAGAAAAGGAGTTCTTGAGTAAGGGTGTTTCCTACTGTGCAACCTGCGATGCCAACTTCTTTGAAGATTTTGAGGTATTTGTTGTGGGCGGTGGAGATTCCGCAGTTGAGGAAGCAATGTACTTGACAAAGTTTGCAAGAAAAGTTACTTTGATTCACAGAAGGAATGAACTTCGAGCAGCAAAGTCTATTCAGGAAAGGGCCTTTAAAAACGATAAGTTACACTTTATGTGGGACACAGTTGTAGAGAAACTTGAAGGCGATGACATCTTGCAGAAGATGACAGTCAAAAATGTAAAGACAGGCGAAGAGACTGTGATTGAGGCAGATGAGGATGATGGAATGTTTGGACTATTTGGATTTATTGGAATGCTTCCAAACTCAGAGCTTTACAATGACACGGGGCTTGAGATGGATCATGGATATATTCCAACGGATGCGGATATGCACACCAATATTCCTGGAGTATTTGCCGCTGGAGATATTCGAGTAAAGAGCCTTCGCCAAGTAGTAACAGCAGCCGCAGACGGAGCAATTGCTGCAACACAGGCAGAACATTATATCAATGAATGGGAGGAATAA
- a CDS encoding thioredoxin — protein sequence MLDVDKTTFEAEVLQAQGYVFVDFYGDGCVPCQALMPFVHSLAEKYADKMKWCSLNTTKARRLAIGQKVLGLPVMAIYKDGAKVEELVKEACTEAAIEEMVKKYI from the coding sequence ATGTTAGATGTAGATAAGACAACATTTGAAGCTGAGGTTTTACAGGCACAGGGATATGTATTTGTGGACTTTTATGGAGATGGTTGTGTTCCTTGTCAGGCATTGATGCCATTTGTACATAGTCTTGCAGAGAAGTATGCAGATAAAATGAAATGGTGTTCGCTCAATACCACAAAGGCTCGCCGTTTGGCTATTGGACAAAAGGTCTTGGGACTTCCTGTTATGGCCATTTATAAAGATGGTGCCAAGGTTGAAGAATTAGTGAAGGAGGCCTGCACAGAGGCCGCCATTGAAGAGATGGTTAAGAAATATATTTAG
- a CDS encoding glycine/sarcosine/betaine reductase complex selenoprotein A — protein sequence MAILKDKKVVIVGDRDGVPGPAIAACVETAGGEVVYMSTECFVUTSAGAMDLENQKRVKDFAEKFGPENLVVVLGAAEGEAASLAAETVTAGDPTFAGPLTGVQLGLTVYHCCEPELKEEFDPAVYDEQIGMMEMVLDVDDIVNEMTAIRDEYCKYL from the coding sequence ATGGCTATTTTAAAAGACAAAAAAGTAGTTATTGTTGGTGACCGTGATGGTGTACCTGGTCCAGCAATTGCTGCCTGCGTCGAAACAGCCGGTGGAGAAGTTGTCTATATGTCCACTGAATGCTTTGTCTGAACGAGCGCAGGTGCAATGGATCTTGAGAATCAAAAGAGGGTAAAAGATTTTGCTGAGAAATTTGGCCCTGAGAACTTAGTTGTTGTTCTCGGTGCTGCTGAGGGTGAGGCTGCAAGCCTTGCTGCAGAGACAGTAACAGCAGGTGACCCTACATTCGCAGGTCCATTGACAGGGGTCCAGCTTGGACTTACGGTTTATCACTGTTGCGAACCAGAACTCAAGGAGGAGTTTGATCCAGCTGTCTATGATGAACAGATTGGAATGATGGAGATGGTTCTGGATGTTGACGATATTGTCAACGAGATGACAGCAATCAGAGACGAGTATTGTAAATATTTATAA
- a CDS encoding glycine reductase — translation MNSIIKGASYVLAHTPQMVIHNGSTQITERIVNPDGDYLKELPSHLRSFEDCVNYWPNQVYIGNATPDALAGVEFPYYDKKMEGASRYGKFGEIMPEDEFLLLAQTCDVFEVYLLEKSFVADTRKKLEQDPMITEEIKARILEGFDIAEIEKYVNEEHAEGLYHDGKLVGCVKRAHDIDVNLSAEVMHENLMNKATSVLSLLYAVKNAKISPDDIEYVIDCSEEACGDVNQRGGGNFAKAAAEIAGLNHATGSDARGFCAGPSHAMVEAAALVKAGAYKCVAVVGGGCTAKLGMNGKDHVKKGLPALEDCLAGFCIIVGENDGVSPEINLDILGRHTVGTGSAPQNVISSLVSEPLERVGLKITDIDKFSPEMQNPDITKPAGAGDVPMANYKMIAALAVKKGDIQRADIADFTVKHGLTGFAPTQGHIPSGVPYLGFAREDILSGKIKNAMIIGKGSLFLGRMTNLFDGVSFVVQANTSANEQTGGVSEEEVKSLIAKAMKDFAASLLQQ, via the coding sequence ATGAACAGTATTATTAAAGGGGCCAGTTATGTTTTAGCACATACACCACAGATGGTGATTCACAATGGATCCACTCAGATTACAGAGCGTATTGTCAATCCTGATGGAGATTACTTGAAGGAATTGCCATCTCACCTTCGTTCTTTTGAAGACTGTGTAAATTATTGGCCAAATCAGGTGTATATTGGAAATGCCACACCAGATGCTCTTGCTGGCGTAGAGTTCCCTTATTACGATAAGAAAATGGAAGGGGCAAGTCGCTACGGAAAATTTGGCGAGATTATGCCAGAGGATGAGTTTTTATTGCTGGCCCAGACTTGTGATGTATTTGAAGTATATTTGCTAGAAAAGAGCTTTGTTGCAGATACAAGAAAGAAATTAGAGCAAGATCCAATGATCACAGAGGAGATCAAGGCAAGAATTTTGGAGGGCTTTGATATTGCCGAAATTGAAAAATATGTCAATGAGGAACATGCCGAAGGACTATATCACGATGGAAAGCTTGTTGGCTGCGTGAAGAGAGCGCATGACATTGATGTCAATCTCTCCGCAGAAGTTATGCACGAGAATTTAATGAACAAGGCGACCAGTGTTCTCTCCCTTCTCTATGCAGTAAAAAATGCAAAAATTTCTCCAGACGATATTGAGTATGTGATTGATTGTTCAGAGGAGGCCTGTGGCGATGTCAACCAGCGTGGTGGCGGAAACTTTGCAAAGGCAGCCGCAGAAATTGCAGGATTAAATCATGCCACAGGTTCAGATGCCAGAGGTTTTTGTGCTGGGCCATCACATGCCATGGTTGAGGCCGCAGCACTGGTAAAGGCCGGGGCATACAAATGTGTGGCTGTTGTGGGTGGTGGCTGCACAGCAAAACTTGGAATGAATGGAAAAGACCATGTGAAGAAGGGGCTTCCTGCACTGGAAGATTGCTTGGCAGGTTTTTGTATTATTGTTGGCGAAAATGATGGTGTCAGCCCAGAAATCAACTTGGATATTCTTGGACGTCATACAGTGGGTACAGGCTCTGCACCACAAAATGTTATCAGTTCATTAGTTTCTGAGCCACTGGAGAGAGTGGGACTAAAGATTACAGATATTGACAAGTTTTCACCAGAGATGCAAAACCCAGATATCACTAAGCCAGCAGGTGCAGGTGATGTGCCAATGGCAAATTATAAGATGATTGCAGCACTTGCAGTAAAGAAGGGCGATATCCAAAGGGCAGATATTGCAGACTTTACTGTAAAGCATGGTTTGACAGGATTTGCACCGACACAGGGACATATTCCATCAGGTGTGCCATATCTTGGATTTGCCAGAGAGGATATTTTATCTGGAAAAATTAAGAATGCCATGATTATTGGAAAGGGATCACTCTTCCTTGGAAGAATGACCAATCTCTTTGATGGTGTTTCCTTTGTTGTTCAGGCAAACACTTCTGCAAACGAGCAGACAGGTGGTGTTTCAGAGGAAGAGGTAAAGAGTTTGATTGCCAAGGCCATGAAGGATTTTGCAGCATCATTGCTTCAACAGTAG
- a CDS encoding glycine reductase, with translation MVNTVEKMIANTFLTMAKGLESGSFGERPKIAVTGMGSEHGEENVMEAAKKAAKAGIDVYYIGSLSAEGVNTVFVADDEEGHKKMESMLENGEVDGAVTMHFPFPIGVSTVGRSITPAKAKEMFIANTTGTSSTDRVEAMIKNTIYGVITAKACGNPTPSVGILNVDGARQTEKALKKLVEGGYELHFAQSSRADGGCVMRGNDILQASADVMVMDSLTGNVMSKMLSSFTTGGSFEATGYGYGPGIGENYNKLVMIVSRASGAPVIYNAICYAAELVKGKVFEVAKAEFESANRAGLKTILEEIKGASKPSSSEEVKPPKKEIVTAAIAGIEVMDLEDAVKVLWKQGIYAESGMGCTGPIILVSEANCEKAIEELKKAGYVS, from the coding sequence ATGGTAAATACAGTCGAAAAAATGATTGCCAATACTTTTCTGACCATGGCAAAGGGACTAGAAAGTGGAAGCTTTGGGGAGCGTCCAAAGATTGCTGTGACAGGTATGGGCAGTGAGCACGGCGAAGAAAATGTAATGGAAGCAGCAAAAAAAGCAGCAAAAGCTGGAATTGATGTCTATTACATTGGCAGTCTGAGTGCCGAGGGCGTGAACACAGTTTTTGTGGCTGATGACGAAGAAGGTCACAAGAAAATGGAGAGTATGCTAGAGAATGGCGAGGTAGATGGTGCAGTTACTATGCATTTTCCATTTCCGATTGGGGTATCTACAGTCGGTAGATCCATTACCCCAGCAAAAGCAAAGGAAATGTTTATTGCCAATACTACGGGCACATCAAGTACTGACCGAGTGGAAGCAATGATTAAGAATACTATCTATGGCGTTATTACAGCAAAAGCCTGTGGAAATCCAACTCCTAGCGTGGGCATTCTCAATGTCGATGGAGCAAGACAGACAGAAAAAGCACTAAAAAAGCTGGTAGAAGGCGGGTATGAACTACATTTTGCTCAGTCTTCAAGGGCAGATGGTGGCTGTGTAATGCGTGGAAATGACATCTTGCAGGCAAGTGCTGATGTGATGGTTATGGATTCCTTGACAGGAAATGTGATGAGCAAAATGCTTTCTTCCTTTACTACAGGTGGAAGTTTTGAGGCAACAGGTTATGGCTATGGGCCTGGTATTGGAGAAAATTACAACAAGTTGGTGATGATTGTATCCAGAGCATCAGGAGCACCTGTGATTTACAATGCCATTTGTTATGCAGCAGAGCTTGTCAAAGGCAAGGTCTTTGAAGTGGCTAAGGCAGAGTTTGAAAGTGCAAATAGAGCGGGATTAAAGACAATTTTAGAGGAAATTAAGGGAGCATCAAAGCCAAGCTCTAGTGAAGAGGTAAAGCCACCAAAGAAGGAAATTGTAACTGCGGCCATTGCAGGAATTGAAGTGATGGACTTAGAGGATGCGGTCAAAGTGTTGTGGAAACAGGGCATCTATGCAGAAAGTGGAATGGGTTGTACAGGGCCAATTATTCTTGTGTCTGAGGCAAATTGTGAAAAAGCGATAGAAGAATTGAAAAAAGCAGGATATGTAAGTTAA
- the selD gene encoding selenide, water dikinase SelD, giving the protein MAVKLTQMSKTSGUAAKIGPETLAQVLGKLPKFEDNNLMVGIDTADDAAVYQLSDEIAMIQTVDFFTPIVDDPYTFGEIAAANALSDVYAMGGVPKVALNIVGFPNCLDISVLGEIMAGGAAKVKESGAVLVGGHSVQNDQPLYGLCVSGIVHPKKVLKNYGAKPGDALILTKQIGSGIINTALKGGIAEQSSIDEAVTVMKSLNRKGKEVMDHFDVHACTDITGFGLLGHCVEMAEASKVTFDLNVRRVPYIFGAEDFAKMGVIPEGTYNNRRYSMNKVDASGVEEFYLDLLYDPQSSGGLLYSVSESDVPAVLSEFSKAGMDTTVAVIGYVSEKGDKLIRLHR; this is encoded by the coding sequence ATGGCAGTGAAATTGACCCAGATGAGTAAAACTTCTGGTTGAGCAGCAAAAATAGGTCCTGAGACCCTTGCCCAGGTTCTGGGTAAGTTACCAAAATTTGAAGACAATAATTTAATGGTTGGCATCGACACCGCAGATGATGCAGCCGTATATCAATTATCAGATGAAATTGCCATGATTCAGACGGTGGATTTCTTTACACCGATTGTAGATGACCCCTATACATTTGGAGAAATCGCAGCAGCCAATGCGTTGAGTGATGTCTATGCGATGGGCGGAGTTCCCAAAGTTGCACTCAATATTGTCGGTTTCCCAAATTGCCTAGATATTTCTGTATTGGGAGAAATTATGGCAGGTGGAGCAGCCAAGGTAAAGGAATCTGGTGCAGTTTTAGTTGGTGGTCATTCGGTTCAAAATGACCAACCTCTGTATGGACTATGTGTGTCGGGCATTGTTCATCCGAAGAAGGTATTGAAAAATTATGGTGCAAAACCAGGGGATGCCTTGATTTTAACCAAGCAGATTGGAAGTGGAATTATTAATACAGCTTTAAAGGGAGGAATTGCAGAACAATCCTCTATTGATGAGGCAGTAACCGTAATGAAATCACTCAATCGAAAGGGCAAGGAAGTGATGGACCATTTTGATGTGCACGCTTGCACAGATATTACAGGATTTGGTCTTTTGGGCCATTGTGTAGAGATGGCCGAAGCAAGTAAGGTAACTTTTGATTTAAATGTCCGTCGAGTTCCTTATATTTTTGGGGCAGAAGATTTTGCCAAAATGGGTGTGATTCCAGAGGGAACCTACAATAATCGAAGATATTCTATGAACAAAGTGGATGCTAGTGGTGTAGAAGAATTTTATCTTGATTTACTCTATGATCCACAGTCTTCGGGTGGGCTCTTGTACAGTGTAAGTGAGAGCGATGTGCCAGCAGTTCTTTCAGAATTTTCAAAGGCAGGAATGGACACTACGGTGGCAGTGATTGGTTATGTGTCGGAAAAGGGAGATAAATTAATTAGATTACATAGGTAA
- the selA gene encoding L-seryl-tRNA(Sec) selenium transferase, translated as MDKNKLYRNIPKVDLLLAKEEIQEAVKNYGHKIVMEAIRKELAALRNAIAICNDAEELKKKSDGLVENICLRVRKMHRFHVQKVINATGTILHTNLGRAPMDVGHAKHLVDVVSGYSNLEYNLKEGVRGERYAHFEELLCKITGAEAAMAVNNNAAAVMLVLNAMAKGGEVIVSRGELVEIGGKFRIPDVMEASGAKLVEVGTTNKTHLFDYEEAITPDTKALLKVHTSNYRIVGFTESVSSAQLCPMAKEREIPVIEDLGSGSLVDLSRFGLNYEPTVQEVVASGVDVVTFSGDKLLGGPQAGIIVGKKKYIDRMKKNQLTRALRIDKFTVTALEEVLIEYLDVENAIQKIPVLSMISATPEEMKEKAEILANRLENLPIDVRVLECESQIGGGSFPMERLKSFAVCIRADHMSVVDLELALRRGEVPVIVRTAEDMLWLDVRTIFSDEFDLVVRMLREALEGE; from the coding sequence ATGGATAAAAATAAGTTATATCGAAATATTCCAAAAGTAGATCTTTTGTTGGCAAAAGAAGAAATTCAAGAAGCGGTCAAAAATTATGGTCATAAGATTGTGATGGAGGCGATTCGAAAGGAGCTGGCTGCATTGCGAAATGCTATTGCTATTTGTAATGATGCAGAAGAGCTGAAGAAAAAGAGCGATGGCTTGGTGGAAAATATTTGTCTACGTGTGAGAAAGATGCATAGATTTCATGTGCAAAAAGTAATTAATGCGACGGGTACAATCTTACACACAAATTTGGGCAGGGCCCCAATGGATGTAGGGCATGCCAAGCATTTAGTGGATGTTGTCAGTGGGTATTCTAATCTTGAATATAATTTAAAAGAGGGCGTGCGTGGAGAGCGCTATGCTCATTTTGAGGAACTTCTTTGCAAAATTACAGGGGCAGAGGCCGCTATGGCAGTAAACAATAATGCTGCAGCAGTCATGCTTGTTCTCAATGCGATGGCCAAGGGGGGAGAAGTGATTGTTTCCAGAGGAGAACTCGTCGAAATTGGTGGAAAATTTCGCATTCCCGATGTGATGGAGGCAAGTGGAGCAAAACTGGTAGAGGTGGGAACGACCAATAAGACGCATCTTTTTGATTATGAGGAGGCCATTACACCTGATACCAAAGCTTTATTAAAGGTTCACACAAGCAATTATCGGATTGTGGGATTTACAGAGAGTGTATCTTCTGCTCAGCTTTGTCCAATGGCAAAAGAAAGAGAAATTCCAGTCATTGAAGATCTTGGCAGTGGAAGTTTGGTTGATTTGAGCCGATTTGGACTAAACTATGAGCCTACAGTGCAAGAGGTAGTGGCCTCGGGTGTGGATGTGGTGACTTTTAGTGGGGATAAACTTCTTGGCGGACCACAAGCTGGAATTATTGTGGGAAAGAAAAAGTACATCGACAGGATGAAGAAGAATCAATTGACCAGGGCACTGCGCATTGATAAATTTACAGTGACTGCCCTAGAGGAAGTTTTGATCGAATATTTGGATGTGGAAAATGCAATTCAAAAGATTCCTGTTTTATCTATGATTTCGGCAACGCCAGAAGAAATGAAAGAAAAGGCAGAAATATTGGCAAACAGACTAGAAAATTTGCCAATAGATGTTCGTGTGCTTGAATGTGAATCACAAATTGGTGGTGGTTCATTTCCTATGGAAAGATTAAAAAGTTTTGCTGTCTGCATACGAGCAGATCATATGTCTGTTGTAGACCTTGAATTGGCACTTCGCAGGGGAGAGGTTCCTGTGATTGTTCGCACAGCCGAGGATATGCTGTGGCTTGATGTGAGAACAATTTTTAGTGATGAATTTGATCTTGTAGTCAGAATGCTGAGGGAGGCATTGGAAGGCGAATGA
- the selB gene encoding selenocysteine-specific translation elongation factor: MKNIIIGTAGHIDHGKTTLIRALTGRNTDRLKEEKERGITIELGFTWFDMKDGTRCGIIDVPGHEKFINNMVAGVVGMDLVLLVVAADEGIMPQTREHLDILELLGIENVILVINKCDLVDAEWLEMVEEEIKEELKGTIVENAPVVKVSSATGEGIEALKDEIAKMQKELSKEKDENGIARLPIDRVFSLTGFGTVVTGTLLSGKIQKGESFCIYPSQKECKVRNIQVHEKDQDRCSAGQRVALNLVGVKKEDLHRGAVIAPQGSMKNTDRIDVRMSVLKDSSRTLTNRERLHLFTGTSEVLCRAVLLDQEEIAPGQSGFCQLLLEEEIVVKRGDHFIVRFYSPLETVGGGVILEPNPKKKKRFHEDVIEELEQKESGSLADVCALHIQSEMLMTLTKLTQLMSHSKEEILPYLEELEQEGKIIKIDMKREIYYWHIVNKSAFEEELKVRLLKYHQNYPYRFGMKKAEVYHSLMKQIKPNVFEECLLLLVKEKFIRLVDEFVCLNEFKIVKDQTYIKVECTVLDALKVAGYDLIKYTEISGLHEKEEVVLDIFRLMSYEKKLVRLSDEIYTLKSLIDDLHEKIEEYFEKNEVLTIAQVRDMCNTSRKCAKILIEYFDEQKFTQKVGAETERVHY; the protein is encoded by the coding sequence ATGAAAAACATCATTATTGGAACGGCAGGACACATTGACCACGGAAAGACAACTTTAATTCGTGCATTGACGGGAAGAAATACAGACCGCCTAAAAGAAGAAAAAGAGCGAGGAATTACGATTGAACTTGGCTTTACTTGGTTTGATATGAAAGATGGAACTCGGTGTGGAATTATTGATGTGCCAGGGCATGAAAAGTTTATCAACAACATGGTTGCTGGTGTTGTGGGAATGGATTTAGTCTTGCTTGTTGTGGCGGCGGATGAGGGCATTATGCCACAGACAAGAGAGCATTTGGATATATTGGAACTTTTGGGCATTGAAAATGTAATTTTGGTTATCAATAAATGTGATCTTGTTGATGCAGAGTGGCTGGAAATGGTCGAGGAAGAAATAAAAGAGGAGTTAAAGGGCACTATTGTTGAAAATGCACCTGTAGTTAAAGTTTCTTCCGCAACTGGGGAGGGCATTGAGGCACTCAAGGATGAGATTGCGAAGATGCAAAAGGAGCTGTCCAAAGAAAAGGATGAAAATGGAATTGCAAGACTTCCTATTGACCGAGTATTTTCACTCACAGGATTTGGCACAGTGGTGACAGGAACTTTGCTTTCTGGAAAAATTCAAAAGGGAGAGAGCTTTTGCATCTATCCCAGTCAAAAAGAGTGCAAGGTAAGAAATATTCAAGTGCATGAAAAAGACCAAGATCGCTGTAGTGCAGGGCAGAGAGTGGCCTTAAATCTTGTGGGCGTAAAGAAGGAAGATTTACACAGGGGAGCAGTCATTGCCCCACAGGGGAGCATGAAAAATACGGATCGAATTGATGTGCGAATGAGCGTATTAAAAGACAGTAGCCGAACACTCACGAATCGAGAACGATTACATCTATTTACAGGGACAAGTGAAGTTTTATGTAGAGCTGTGCTATTAGACCAAGAAGAAATTGCACCAGGGCAGAGTGGATTTTGCCAATTATTGCTTGAAGAGGAAATTGTAGTCAAGCGAGGAGATCACTTTATTGTTCGCTTTTATTCCCCACTAGAAACAGTGGGGGGCGGTGTTATTCTTGAGCCAAATCCAAAGAAGAAAAAGCGTTTTCACGAGGATGTTATTGAGGAATTAGAGCAAAAGGAATCGGGGTCTTTGGCCGATGTCTGTGCATTGCACATTCAGAGTGAAATGTTAATGACCTTGACAAAGCTCACACAATTGATGTCTCACTCTAAGGAAGAAATTTTACCTTATCTGGAGGAACTGGAACAAGAAGGAAAAATTATCAAGATAGATATGAAGCGAGAAATTTATTATTGGCACATAGTCAATAAGTCTGCTTTTGAGGAAGAATTAAAGGTAAGACTTTTAAAGTATCACCAGAATTATCCTTATCGCTTTGGAATGAAAAAGGCCGAGGTATACCATAGCTTAATGAAACAGATAAAACCTAATGTCTTTGAGGAGTGCCTTCTTTTGTTGGTCAAGGAAAAGTTTATTCGCCTTGTCGATGAATTTGTCTGTCTCAATGAATTTAAAATAGTAAAGGATCAAACTTATATCAAGGTAGAATGCACGGTTTTGGATGCTTTGAAGGTGGCAGGTTATGACTTAATAAAATACACAGAGATTTCGGGGCTACATGAAAAGGAAGAAGTGGTGTTAGATATCTTCCGTTTGATGAGCTATGAAAAGAAATTGGTGCGTCTTTCGGATGAGATCTACACATTGAAGAGTTTGATTGATGACTTGCACGAAAAAATAGAAGAATATTTTGAAAAGAATGAGGTCTTGACGATTGCTCAAGTGCGTGATATGTGCAATACAAGCAGAAAATGTGCAAAAATTCTTATTGAATATTTTGATGAACAAAAGTTTACCCAAAAGGTCGGTGCAGAGACCGAAAGAGTGCATTACTAG